The sequence CACGACACGAGACAGCAAGGAACCTTCGATGCGTACCCTCATCAGCACCGCTTTCATGTCCCTCGACGGCGTCGTGGAGGCACCGGGCGGCGAGCCCGGATACCGGAACTCCGGGTGGACCTTCAAGGACGTCGAGTTCCTCCCCGAGGCCTTCGAGATCAAGGAGCGCGAGCAGCGGGAGTCCGCCGCGATCCTCATGGGCCGGGTCAGCTACGAGGCCTTCAGCCCCGTGTGGCCGGACATGGCGGAGTTCGCCCGGTACAGGACGATGCCGAAGTACGTCGTCTCCACCACCCTCACCGACGACCGGCTCGTCTCGAAC comes from Streptomyces sp. TLI_235 and encodes:
- a CDS encoding dihydrofolate reductase — its product is MRTLISTAFMSLDGVVEAPGGEPGYRNSGWTFKDVEFLPEAFEIKEREQRESAAILMGRVSYEAFSPVWPDMAEFARYRTMPKYVVSTTLTDDRLVSNWGETRILRSLDEVAALKRTEGGPIIVHGSATLNHGLSDAGLIDRYHLLVYPLLLGAGKRLFSTADMDTRKLKLVEHEVYANGLQKQVFDVLH